In the Hordeum vulgare subsp. vulgare chromosome 7H, MorexV3_pseudomolecules_assembly, whole genome shotgun sequence genome, one interval contains:
- the LOC123411360 gene encoding disease resistance protein RPM1-like, translated as MVETVVSMARSMVRGAISVAASAAAAEVGLLVGVQKDIWFIKDELETIQAFLEIAETIKKKDVLLKVWAKQVRDLSYNIEDCLSEFMVHVESQFFLRRLMKLKDRHRIAMRIRDLKTRVEEVSIRNTRYNLIKTEASNTIDSADSYTEDIRNLSASNIDEADLVGFSKPKGELIELMDVNTKDGFAKVAFVVGMGGLGKTTLARKIFESKEDIVNNFSYRAWITVSQTFSKIEMLKDMIMQLFGNEELKKRLKQLEGKTVQVDDLATYLRKKLEDKRYFIVLDDVWSIDAWRWIKGIAFPISNIKGSRIMITTRNIGLHQGCTSQSLVYHLMPLQIDDATKLLLRKTGKIYKDIQNDEMRIMVNKIVNKCGCLPLAILTIGGMLAPKGVEMWESIYEQIPSELETNPTLEAMRMMVTLSYNHLPSHLKSCFLYLSIFPEDFVIKRRHLVDRWVAEGFVRARVGTTIEAVGASYFNELVNRSMIQPSRVNLEGIIKSCRVHDIMRDVMVSISRDENFVHLVEDTESGVVEGNYRHVAYHGSKCQNIGMGWTHARSLTMFGERPMEPSPSVCSTNMRMLRVLDLKNIQFRISQKDINNIGLLCHLKYVSFQKYSRIYAVPKCVRKLRGLQNLDIRKSYITSLPTEIGELHGLRSLRCSRRDYFPRLNKDYPMKCLMHTLRLPMLCTPLVNVDGRADVTAELHMACAGCFSRTNGVRVPAGIGNLKELQILEVVDIKQTDNKAVKELGKLTQLRKLSVVTGRFAKQKQKMLHLCSAIEKLPSLHSLSVEARYGGTLEWLHNVSSPPPLLKNLMLCGCLGENMSEWFGSLNHLVKIYLDGSCLKEDKITEMLGELPKLMLLSLESEAHAGEKLLFREESFQNLRKLCIAYPGELMEVRFKKGASPRMEMLELSYGDLESGIIGINHLPMLKQVSLGKKGRVANLGMLQAEVDAHPNNPMLQLKQDCSQHDLGDVFQGFDVVETEECSSQATNLSQDHDIGDDDFLSCISDEKDTS; from the exons ATGGTGGAGACGGTGGTGAGCATGGCCAGGTCCATGGTGAGGGGCGCCATCAGCGTGGCCGCCTCTGCTGCTGCCGCCGAGGTGGGCCTCCTCGTCGGCGTTCAAAAGGATATCTG GTTCATTAAAGATGAGCTCGAGACGATCCAAGCATTCCTGGAGATTGCTGAAACaataaagaagaaagatgtgcttCTGAAGGTGTGGGCAAAACAAGTAAGGGATCTTTCCTACAACATTGAAGATTGCCTCAGCGAGTTCATGGTTCATGTGGAGAGCCAATTTTTCTTGCGCCGGCTCATGAAGCTTAAAGATCGACACCGGATCGCCATGCGGATCCGGGATCTCAAAACAAGAGTTGAAGAAGTAAGCATCAGAAACACACGCTACAACTTGATCAAGACGGAGGCCTCCAACACCATTGATTCGGCGGATTCTTACACGGAGGATATTCGCAATCTCTCAGCTAGCAATATCGATGAAGCAGATCTTGTTGGGTTTTCCAAGCCTAAGGGGGAGTTGATTGAGTTGATGGATGTCAATACTAAAGATGGTTTTGCCAAGGTGGCATTTGTTGTTGGCATGGGTGGCTTAGGAAAGACTACTCTTGCAAGGAAGATATTTGAAAGTAAGGAAGATATTGTGAATAATTTTTCTTATCGTGCTTGGATCACAGTTTCGCAGACATTTTCCAAGATAGAGATGCTCAAGGATATGATCATGCAACTTTTCGGAAATGAAGAACTGAAGAAGCGTTTGAAGCAACTTGAGGGAAAGACGGTGCAAGTAGATGATCTCGCCACCTACCTCAGAAAAAAGCTAGAGGATAAGAggtattttattgttcttgatgatGTATGGTCGATAGATGCATGGAGGTGGATTAAAGGTATTGCTTTTCCTATTAGTAACATCAAAGGCAGTCGGATAATGATAACAACACGAAATATTGGCCTACATCAAGGGTGTACTTCTCAATCGCTTGTTTACCACCTTATGCCCCTACAAATAGATGATGCCACAAAACTGCTACTCCGAAAGACTGGAAAAAtatacaaagacatacaaaatgaTGAGATGAGGATCATGGTTAACAAGATAGTAAATAAGTGTGGTTGTTTACCGCTAGCTATACTCACCATAGGAGGCATGCTTGCCCCCAAAGGAGTAGAAATGTGGGAAAGTATTTATGAGCAGATCCCCTCAGAACTTGAGACTAACCCAACCCTTGAAGCAATGAGGATGATGGTTACTTTGAGTTACAATCACTTACCATCGCATCTGAAATCATGCTTTCTTTACTTAAGCATCTTTCCTGAGGATTTTGTCATCAAGAGAAGACATTTGGTTGATAGATGGGTAGCGGAGGGTTTTGTGAGAGCCAGGGTTGGGACAACCATTGAAGCTGTTGGAGCGAGTTATTTTAATGAGCTAGTAAACCGAAGTATGATTCAACCATCAAGGGTGAATTTAGAAGGAATTATTAAGAGTTGTCGGGTCCATGATATCATGCGTGATGTCATGGTCTCGATATCTAGAGATGAAAACTTTGTTCACTTGGTGGAAGATACTGAATCCGGTGTAGTAGAGGGGAACTACCGTCATGTAGCATACCATGGTAGCAAGTGTCAAAATATTGGCATGGGTTGGACCCATGCTCGGTCATTAACAATGTTTGGTGAGAGACCCATGGAGCCCTCACCTTCAGTTTGTTCAACCAACATGAGGATGCTTAGAGTCTTGGATCTAAAGAATATACAGTTTAGAATATCACAAAAAGATATCAACAACATTGGGCTTTTGTGCCATTTGAAATATGtgagttttcaaaaatattcacgTATATATGCAGTTCCGAAGTGTGTACGGAAATTGCGAGGATTGCAGAACTTGGATATTAGAAAAAGCTATATTACATCACTACCAACTGAGATCGGTGAACTACATGGTCTCCGTAGCCTTCGTTGTAGCAGAAGAGATTACTTCCCCCGCTTGAATAAAGATTACCCCATgaaatgtttgatgcacacattaCGCCTGCCCATGCTATGCACACCTTTAGTAAATGTTGATGGTCGTGCTGATGTAACTGCTGAGCTACATATGGCATGCGCTGGCTGTTTTTCCCGGACAAATGGTGTGAGGGTTCCAGCAGGCATCGGCAACTTAAAGGAGCTACAGATACTAGAGGTGGTGGACATCAAACAAACTGACAATAAAGCAGTTAAAGAGTTAGGGAAGCTTACTCAGCTAAGGAAACTGAGCGTGGTAACAGGAAGGTTTGCCAAGCAGAAACAGAAGATGCTACATCTCTGTTCCGCCATAGAGAAGCTCCCTTCCCTGCACTCTCTTAGTGTGGAAGCTCGCTACGGTGGAACACTGGAGTGGTTGCATAAtgtttcttcccctcctcccctgcTAAAGAACTTGATGTTGTGTGGATGTCTTGGAGAAAACATGTCAGAATGGTTTGGAAGTTTGAATCATTTGGTGAAGATTTACTTAGATGGGAGCTGCCTAAAGGAAGATAAAATCACGGAAATGCTAGGTGAGCTGCCCAAGCTCATGCTGCTCAGTCTGGAGTCGGAAGCTCATGCTGGGGAGAAGTTACTGTTCAGAGAAGAATCATTTCAAAATCTCAGGAAACTTTGCATTGCTTATCCTGGTGAACTGATGGAGGTGAGATTCAAAAAGGGCGCCTCGCCCCGTATGGAAATGCTAGAACTCAGTTATGGCGATTTGGAATCAGGGATTATTGGTATAAATCACCTTCCAATGCTCAAGCAAGTTTCACTTGGTAAAAAAGGCAGGGTGGCTAACCTTGGTATGCTGCAAGCTGAAGTGGACGCGCACCCCAACAATCCCATGCTGCAACTCAAACAAGACTGCAGCCAGCATGACTTGGGGGACGTCTTCCAAGGATTCGATGTTGTAGAAACAGAGGAGTGCTCATCGCAGGCGACGAACCTCAG CCAAGACCATGACATAGGAGACGACGATTTCCTCTCTTGTATTTCCGATGAAAAAGATACTAGCTGA